Proteins co-encoded in one Symmachiella macrocystis genomic window:
- a CDS encoding polysaccharide biosynthesis/export family protein → MMNPLRAGDRAQCVAALLLPTLALLACSGCRMFEAPVAGAAQPALNWFANFGNDDAQMSPPLDINSIRPTPQTAQVQPGDLLEITVSNLFQPEEPHTFPARIHTDGSLEIPLLGQPVVTGLTRADIEKGLKDEYQRRELLVNPTVIVRELEVPRVKVYVEGAVERPGIIALPREDASVYSALVSAGLKTNAGGQISVARPLNLQAVAPIAETAALFALADETLDQIPGVTPNDTVNPLPLESETVSEELLEIAADQIAPAIAAAPAVNAVSDDQPQSGSPGTEYEIIWFDAQREEDRRALIELQLGEGDIVGISELVPPIKVLGSVQNPGSFNIPNSNNITLVDAVRLAGGVKNEDDALKITLMRLNETGWPGRNWSRSWEELEANPQQSPAIQPGDVIHVERPAGSKLKQTVEGWLSK, encoded by the coding sequence ATGATGAATCCATTACGCGCAGGCGACCGCGCCCAATGCGTTGCGGCCCTGCTGCTGCCGACATTAGCTCTCCTAGCCTGCTCCGGGTGCCGGATGTTTGAAGCACCGGTTGCCGGCGCTGCGCAACCCGCGCTCAACTGGTTCGCCAATTTTGGGAACGACGACGCGCAAATGTCGCCGCCGCTGGACATCAATTCCATTCGCCCCACACCACAGACCGCCCAAGTCCAACCGGGGGATCTGTTGGAAATCACCGTCTCGAATCTGTTTCAGCCGGAGGAACCGCACACGTTCCCGGCCCGGATTCACACGGACGGCAGCCTCGAAATTCCGTTATTGGGCCAACCGGTCGTCACGGGTCTGACTCGCGCCGACATCGAAAAAGGCCTGAAAGATGAATATCAACGCCGCGAACTGCTGGTGAATCCGACCGTGATTGTTCGGGAATTGGAAGTACCGCGCGTCAAAGTCTATGTCGAAGGAGCGGTCGAACGCCCCGGCATCATCGCCCTGCCCCGCGAAGATGCCAGCGTCTATTCGGCATTGGTTTCGGCGGGACTGAAAACGAACGCCGGCGGTCAAATTTCCGTAGCGCGACCGCTCAACCTCCAGGCAGTGGCGCCGATTGCGGAAACGGCAGCCCTGTTTGCATTGGCCGATGAGACACTCGATCAAATACCAGGGGTAACCCCCAATGACACCGTCAATCCACTCCCCTTGGAATCAGAAACTGTAAGTGAAGAACTCTTGGAAATTGCTGCAGATCAGATTGCACCAGCGATTGCTGCGGCCCCAGCGGTCAACGCGGTTTCCGATGATCAGCCGCAATCTGGTTCACCGGGAACTGAATATGAAATCATCTGGTTCGACGCACAGCGCGAAGAGGACCGCCGGGCGTTGATCGAACTGCAACTTGGTGAAGGGGATATCGTTGGCATTAGCGAATTGGTGCCCCCCATCAAAGTTTTGGGCTCGGTACAAAACCCCGGATCATTCAATATTCCCAACAGCAATAACATCACGCTGGTGGATGCCGTGCGATTGGCCGGTGGCGTCAAAAACGAAGATGATGCTCTGAAAATCACGCTGATGCGGCTGAATGAAACAGGTTGGCCCGGTCGCAATTGGTCGCGATCGTGGGAGGAATTGGAAGCGAATCCACAACAGTCTCCGGCTATTCAACCGGGCGACGTGATTCACGTCGAGCGTCCGGCCGGAAGTAAGCTTAAGCAAACAGTCGAGGGATGGTTGAGCAAATGA